The following proteins come from a genomic window of Astatotilapia calliptera chromosome 11, fAstCal1.2, whole genome shotgun sequence:
- the nsmce2 gene encoding E3 SUMO-protein ligase NSE2 — MSLSAVHGTLSSLKSCQADIGTGMDIVTDVAMDLAEAQDDEMNPGIKEMEAMILECAKLDREINYFVDVVQQVTAEVATQQPEAMFSLSAKVKEQFTERIAQLSDADLHTHQKVMAFKESVKNSFKQANQESAESMEELDEDIAVTQSQVNFTCPLTQVEMVNPVKNKKCNHHYDEAAIINLIKTKQSQKKKCRCPVVGCGNADVKDSDLIPDQMLRRRIQSYKRQNNRT, encoded by the exons ATGTCTCTGAGCGCTGTTCACGGAACTCTGTCGAGTCTGAAATCCTGTCAGGCTGATATCGGGACAGGTATGGACATTGTGACAGACGTGGCTATGGACCTGGCGGAAGCTCAGG ATGACGAGATGAACCCGGGCATCAAAGAGATGGAGGCCATGATTCTGGAGTGTGCCAAGCTGGACAGGGAGATTAACTACTTTGTTGATGTGGTGCAACAAGTTACAGCTGAG GTTGCCACGCAGCAGCCGGAGGCCATGTTCAGCCTGTCTGCCAAAGTGAAGGAGCAGTTCACAGAGAGAATAGCCCAACTCTCTGACGCTGACCTGCACACTCACCAGAAAGTAATGGCTTTCAAGGAAAGTGTCAAAAACTCTTTCAAACAAG ctaaCCAGGAGTCAGCAGAGAGCATGGAGGAGCTCGATGAGGACATCGCTGTGACACAGAGTCAAGTCAACTTTACCTGCCCGCTCACACAG GTGGAAATGGTGAACCCGGTAAAGAACAAGAAGTGTAACCACCACTATGATGAAGCAGCAATCATAAACctgatcaaaacaaaacaaagccagAAAAAGAAATGCCG CTGTCCTGTGGTGGGCTGTGGAAATGCAGATGTGAAAGATTCTGACCTCATTCCTGACCAGATGCTGAGGAGAAGGATCCAGAGCTACAAGAGGCAGAACAACCGGacttaa